actgagcctggtttctctttagaatttttttccttcactttcatcagttggtgaagtttgttcctcaccactgtcaccattggcttgcatggttcgggacttgtggagctgcacatcaatggatttgctcttcattgtttgaactttcagcagtggaaaattaaaccacactgaactgaactgaactgaacttaaactctgaaaactggactgacacagtttcagtttactataatcttctatgttaagctgctttgacacaatctacattgtaaaagcgctatagaaataaagatgaattgaattgaattgaatatatcgGCATtaaagagtgaaattcaataacCTTTTTAAAGGcacttttcatatattttaagacTCTCATCACCAATTTAGGTTTCAATCGGTAACATTGGCGACATTTTACCTTGCAggatatttactaaatacttatTGTAAGTAACTAATCTTAACCTAAAACATTACTgatttactgaataaaaatgctaatccagcagggggcgccaaTAGAACAGCAGCAATAACCTTAGTTCCTTAGTtcctgcagtaaacaaagcagcataacgtcaaatctagcaggattttatcagtttcataaactacacagcatcatAATATTCTCCGGTTAAATTGAGGCAAACATTAACATATAACTACAAACTGTATAATCAAAAGCGAGACACaatttaataccttgtaaaatagcatttaagattttatgatactttttaagggccttaaatttctcttaattgatttatcagcttttaagactttttaataccccgcagacaccctgttatCACATTGCCTGTAGCagaaaaaagtaaacattaaatgtaaatgtaaacattaaactCAATCAAAAGATGTTATCTTACAGTGTTATTCAAAATTCATCTAAAACTTGCAAATCTTGCTCTTAAAAAAATGACAGTAACAGACTGCAGATGGATCAGTCCTAGGACTGCTAGCTAATATAGCCACAAAGTTAATAACATGCAATTAACCTGATTTATACTTTACAAAATAGGGCATTTTGACAGTAAAATGtcaagtgttgttgttttttttttatttttattaatacttcTACAAAATTATCACACAAGTATTGTTAATTGACTGCTAAGTTGTGCTAGGTCATTCACCAGGAAAAAATATCAATCATGGTGGTCTCAGAAACAGCTGCATGTTCTTTAATGTTAATATAGCTCCAGTCTAAAAAACTGAAATCTCTCCATAAAAATACCTTATTATAAAGAAAATCATAGTTTATATGAAAAAAAGTTTACTGTAACTGTACCTACCATGTTCTTTTTCACAGAGATAGCATTATACAACCAGTCTACTCTTAGtttacagtttataaagtaatataatttaaaaattaaacaaagaaactttTGATATGTCATATCACACCATTACAACACAAACATCAATTGAAATATGGCAACTCAATGGCTAAGTTTGCAGAATTTGCCCAGGAAATAACAAACATACCATTAGGACGGAAACATACATAGTTCACTTAaactacactaccggtcaaaagtttggggtcagtagtttttttttaaatgttttaaagtaagcttatcctgctcagcaaggctgaatttaatcaaaaatacagtacaaattgtaaaattgtgaaatgttattgcactataaaacaactgtttaaaagtagtttacaatcgaataattaatattactattattattaatgtaatagtaataaaagcaataatgactataGTAATAATTTCATTCGAAACTATATACGAgtaataaataacacatttttttaacaatttaacatttttttccacatttaataaatgccgccttgataaacagaataattttatttgaagaaaaaaaaaaaaacagagaaaaaagaaaccccaaacttttgactggtagtgtacattaaacaattttatatttatatgatttaactTATCAAACTTGACTATGACGAAAATTAGTCTTGTCAGTTTGAAGAGTGAAGGATTTTAAAGTTGAATAAGTTATCCTAACAAATATTATCAAGTTTTGGTGCCAAAAAGCAATAGTTTAAGCAATAGTTAAGGTAGGACATTAGGGAAGTACACTGTAGTAGtacttttattgtattataaaaagtaaaaaaaaagtgctcAGTGCATGCTAAACTGCAAATGTTACTGAAACAAGTTCATTTTTCTATTCAATTCATCACTTGTGTATTTACTcaattcaattaatgattcagtaGTATACCATCACTGAAAATTCAcaaaaacagttgaagtcagagttattagcccccctgaattattagcccccctgtttattttttccccaatttctgtttaacagagagaagcttttttttcaacacatttctaaatataatacttttaataactcatttctagtaactgatttattttatctttgccatgatgacagtaaataatttttcatttatatttttcaagacactttctatacagcttaaagtgacatttaaagacgtaactaggttaattaggttaactaggcaggttagggtaattaggcaagtcactgtataacgatggtttgttctgtggactatcgaaaaaatatatagcttaaaggggctaataattttgaccttaaaatggcttttaaaaaattaaaagctgcttttattctagtcaaaataaaacaaattagcctttttcagaagaaaaaatattatcagacatactgtgaaaatttccttgctctgttaaacatcatttgggaatttgtAATTTGAAGTTAATGTAGAAGAAAAACACTTTTGAAAGCTTCTGTTAAATTGCTGATTGCTTCTGTAGTATGTTATTTTAAGTAATTTCTACCTTCTAATAGTGAATGTAATTAACAGGGCAGCATTGGAAGGTCAAGAGTCAACCTTTAgactaaaaaaaacacatttaatgagGTTTTTTCCAgttattcatttcaggttttgtttttatttagaatcAAACAAATAATTATTCTTATGTTTTCTCAAACATACATTTTCTCAGTGCTTTAAATCAGTGACTTGACAATTTATGCAATTTTAATTGTTTCAATAAAATTACAGTCTTGCTAACAAACTTTCGcgcataattaaaataacaaagtcccatcatttaatttaaattgttacTCTAGGTGTGCAAAAAGTACAGTTTGTGACACCCAGGATTAAAAAGTGTAAATGTTTCAGTTTTGATTTCTTAGTAGCTTTCATTGTTATATCAGGTAGTCAATCTCATCCTTTACATGGCCTGCTTTGATGGAATCAGTAACCCATGATTCATGAACAATTTTGAACTTCTTAGTATGAAGTCGTCTCAGTGTCTTTAAGTCCAGAGCCCTTTTCTTATTTTCAACTACCACATGTGAGATTCCTTCTTTGAGTTTCTCCACAACTTTACCGCCATGGAATCGGAATTCTAAGGCACGAGTGTCTAAACACGTACCGCATGTAACAGATTTGGGATCTCCTATGTCAGCACATCGGTCAAAGTATGCACTATAGGGCCTAAAAATGCTAGTAAGCAAGTCATCCCATGAATTCTCTGCTTCTATCTGAGCCACAGACAGACTCTTGACTTCTGCGGAGCTGATTTTTTCAATGACATCCCTCAGCTGCTGTTCACTAGTGTCAACGTAATAACTGTCTCCATACTGATCATACTCTTTAGCGAAGTGGTCCCTTGTGGAAGGTGACATGTGGATCATGTGACGTGGTTGCCATGGGATTACCTGCTTATTTTCCAGACACTCTAGAAGCCAAGTAGCCCACACCACATCATGCTGGTCTGAGGAGATGAGGTTCTTCACTCTCATGTTCTGCACAGCTGCAATGGCACAGTATGTGTCTTTTCCAGGATTCTGCACAACGATGCCTCCACAGCGTGCTACGCCTTTTTCAAGCTCTGCTTTGGAATGTTCATCATCACCATTTACCACACAAAACTCAACCTCCTCAAACATATCCGTCTCTTTGGCAACCTTTGACAAATCCTGGGATTTAAAGTGGTCGATGACTCCTATGGTCTTCTTGGGTTTAGCGACGATTTTGCGCTTCTTCTTTTCAGGCTGGTCTTCATGAATGTTCAGATGTCTTGATGCCAGCTTTCCGGAAGCCTTAGAGCGAAACTGGTTCAGGTCATCCAAGGTCATGCACTGATGCCACTCTTTGTCTTCTCGGATTCTTTCTATTCTAGGGAAACGCAATGTGCAGTCGGTCTTATACATTTCACTGGTGACGATCTCTGCTGCTTTGACTTGTAGGATCACAGAGTTGCGTGGTTCAATGTAAACCTCTGGCTTTTCTGTTCCACACAAAATGGCTGCGGGAGGATTATTTCTGTTGTATACTTTCCAATGTTTGGCCAACTTCACACCAAGATCGTACAGTTCTTTCAAGGTGTAGCCAGATCCAATGCGACACAGCGTGTGGAATACCGTGGGCTTCTCCCCAGGACTTGGCACCTCGGCTACCGCACAGAGAAAATGAGAAAGCATCCCACTTCTCCTGCCTTTACCCCAGTAACCGCCCACTATCAGCAGATCAAGTTCATCCATTAGACCATCCACATATTCAGGCTTAATCTTTAGCCATCCTTCCCCACGTTTATCTGGTTTGTAAATGGACATTGGATCCTTAACCATAATCCCCTCTTCACGATTGTCAATAGCCTCGTTGAGAGAATTCACCACTTCTTGCATGGTTCTGCCTTCAGATTTAGTGACCAGGTGGATACGGCCTTTGATGGGGGAGAAGACAGTCTCAAGACTTTCATAACGCTTCTTCAGAGGTTCCTTTCCAAACTTCTGATTGTTTATCAACAAGACATCAAATACGCAAAAGCAGGTTTGCAAATCAGAGTCGTCCACCAGTCTTTTAATATCAAACTTACTGCCCTTCTGCATGAAGGTCTCAGTTTTAGGGTTATAAGCCATCATCTCTCCATCTAGAATGCAATTCACCACATGAGGGCTGAAGACATTGTGAATGTATGGTGTGAGGGAGCCCTCTAGTGGAGAGGCCCCAAACTGTTGCGTGTACTCATAAGAATTTCTTGTGTAATATTTGTAAACATCTCCAGCTTTATGCAGTTGAATGCGCTCACCATCAAGCTTCGTCTCAATATAGAATGGCCGGTTGCCCATTTGCTTCTCTATCTGTCTGATATTGGCAACAGCAGCCAGCATTGGTTTAAAAGCGGAGAACAGATCAATGGAGACTTCACTGAGAGACACAGATGGATCATGAAGTTGTCGACATACTTTATTGAGATCTGTGGTGACATTGTAGAATTCTGGTGCATCTGGATGGAAAACCTGAAGAACTGTCTCCTTGCTAATGCCAAGCTTCATGTCCTTGAGGATCATTCTAATGAGCCACTTCTGTTCCAAAGCTGAACTCTGAGTTATCAGATGCAAAAGGCTTTTCTTCACTTGATCCTTCTGCTTGCTGGCATTGTTGATAGCTACAGAATCCAAGAAGTCATTGACTTCTTTAATGCTTAAATTGCCCTgacttgtgcacctttttttcaGGACAAAGTAGGCCATGAGGGCAAAGTCACCGGCTTCTCCTTGAGATGTGGTTGGAGCTCTGTAATTTAGAAGTTTGTTTGCCTCATCTCCATTTTTAGGTAGACCTAAAACCTCAATATACAGTTTGGCAAGCATGTTTTCCTTTATACCATAAGCCATTCGCTCCCTCTCAAATGGAGGCACAATAAGACGCATAGCGGCGTAAAATGAATCTGCTGTGTCCGGGTTGTCCTTGTGAAGTGCTGTATGGAAATTCCTCCATGAATCTATAAACTCCTTTAGGATTTTGCTTTTGTCTGGTCGGAGTTTGGTCTTCTGAATTTTCTCCAGAACTGTGCAGAGGTGAATAAACGGAACTTGCGCAGCAACAAACGCCTGTGGTTTGGCATCACTTTTTGAGACACTTTCCATCATTGCAGAAGACACCTATGAggggaaaagaaaaacaaaacataaaacagcaAATGCTATTTAAGGGAGTTTTGATTCAAGCTGTTTTGATTTTACTGAGATTAAATTCATTGAATAATTTGAAAGCACTTTTTGAAAacaagttcattcattcgttcaattatttgttagtttgtttagaTGGTTAGTTTGTAACAGAGGGTACGTCTTTCCAACCTAAGAGCGTGAATAGAACTAACTTACACTATTTAGATTACTGATAAATGTTCAAAGTACAATAGTagtaatatgtgcatatgtagATAATGTGAATTTAGACATGTTGTTTtggcaaataaatataatatttacaaagCAGAAAACACAACATGCATACGAACTTACTGAAGAAACTGGAGTCGCTGGAAATCAACTTCCGTGTTATTTAATAGAAAGTTAAACGGCGCCAgagacatttgattatttaataaacaattacgTTTCTACAAATAACGTGACTCGTTGTTATAACTTCATCATAGCTTCGTCGTTCATGCAATGTTACTGCATGCACTGCAGCGAATCTTACAAATTCCATTTTCATCAACAGTCAGGATGTTTTTAGATGTAACTCAAGGAAGTTAATTCTTCTCGGTTTCATGGCTTCTCACGCCGGTAGAACTTTACTGCCACCTACTGTACATTATAATAATCTGAACAAGATTTGGactataagaaaaataataataagaagaagaagtagaattattattattattattatcatcatcattattattgttgttgttgttgttaatattattattattattattattattactattatatatatatatatatatatatatatatatatatatatatatatatatatatatatatatatatatatatatatatatatatatatatatatatatatatataacaatgacaataatacaataataataataataataataataataataataataataataataataataataacagtaagtCAGTAAAATTAACACTATAGCCTATAAAGCCACCAGGACTTTTATTCAAATTcaggaaaattattaaaaagttatttcaaTGTAATAAATTAgattgaaaaaagtattttttatgcaTAAAATTTCAAATGTAGAAATATCAAATCATTAAATGAGacaaaaaaagtataaaactCAATTACTTTCAAATTACCAAAATATGACACTAATCATTGTGTAGGTGCCAGTAGAATCTTTACTCAAGAGTcacttaaaaaattaattaatagaaCAAAGCAAACTTTTTACTATAACTATTGAAGGTACAACTttagttaaaatcaattaaatggttagggaaaatatttaaatgagtttttgaATCAGTATACACCTGTGCTTTTTTTTATGACAACAAAAGATAGCAAAGATGTGATTCTCTAACAATAGTAATTTTAACAAGAAACAttgtatgtttataaatataaatatggattttattaattaatgaatttttattattattattattttgtaaattttgaTGTCATTGTTACACCAATGGCCAGTGGTTTATCTAAACCAGCTATCCCTTTAATCTAAAATTGCATATTAGTATATTTGGCTTGTAGTTGTGTTTATTCTCTTGATTGAGttgaatatttcattattattttttcacacaGTTTTACACTTTGTGTTATGAACATATTCATGTTTGAAAATTAACAAGTCAGCTTTATTTAGAGTGGAATAttgagggaggggggggggggggggggtaactgaactgaacttgaattaaatacagtaattttataTCCCATAATGTTAAAAGTAAAAGTTTGGCTTATTAACAATTCTTTTATTGAAAAGTGTAAACTTTCCCAATTTGAACATACACTGAGGATTATTAGTACTGCATGTATAAGCAATTTTGAGTTTCTAATAAATTTTCTAATAAAACATACATGACATTTAAAACtacttacctttttttttttttaccatttttccaAAATATGGTCTGTTTTGCTGTTTAATGTTTACAGACATTGGTCTAGTAAATCTTGAGGTGTAAAATAACTTTTGATTTATTCATCCAAAATTAGAGAAATTCCTTTAAATAAAAACTTCAAGTACATCCTACTTTCCTCATTATACAGCTATTTATGGGTTCTGCAATTCCATTCATGTTCTTCCACACTGCATAATTTGTAAGGGGCCTGCTGTTAAAAATTGGCTATGTGTCAAGtataaacaaaaaacagataataagaCAATGTAGTGTACttagcatttaaatatttatttaaagtacacTTTCATAAGTTTAAAAAATGCTACATGTAATTTTAGGCCTATCAGTACTTATAATTTCATTAGTATAGCATAGCAATGGTTTAGTTGCAgttttaaaacttaaataatCATGAGAGGCAATGGTAATTTGCAGTTTCAACCACTGtctataaaaaatgaaaaaaaaaaaaaagacagattatCCACATAAAAATGCTGTGAACATGTTAGAATGAGTCAGCATTTAAAGTTTTATTCAGTATGAAGTGTCAATATTAAAAGTGTATTACAATTGTAAAGCAGCTTTACTGTAAACCAAAGCAAGAAATACAACTCCTTCGggtaacaaaataaaaagaaaacattgacACAGTCAGGAGACCAGTTCTTTTCAGGCCAAGCTGAGGAATAAAGTATATTTTTAGCCAGTAGTTGACGACTTAATAGAATAATCTTAATGTGTCATATGAAACACTTACTTTGCATTCATTTACACATCTGTTCTTGTTTAAACTACTGAAAAATGACTTTTGTGGGAAGTTTGGAGAGAAAAGCAAAATGTTTTGTAATCATGGGGAGCATATTTGtccaaaaaaaatctgctctgagATTTTGGCCCAATCATTTCAGAGGCTTCTTTCTAAACACCTAAACCATCTTAGTTTCCAATGCAGTGCCCAGTTGCATAAAACTGAAAATTTGTTCAAATTAGTTGGTGCAGGGATTGGAATATGCATGTCGCTTTTGTGAGTgtgtttcatttattgtttaaGCTCTGTGTTGCCCCTCTTGAGAAAGCGGAGGAGGAAGAAGGCTTCCACCACAGTGTCGGCTACAGCCCCAGAGTGCCCGTTGGTGTCGGCTGCAGCTCCAAAGCACCCACTGGTGTCGACTCCAGCCCCAGAGCACAACTCAGTGCCCGCGCTGCCCAGGCTCCTTGCCCTGTCGGCCCCAGCCTGGCTCCTTGACCTGCGTGCACCACCTAGACTCCATGCCCTTCTGGCTCTAGCCCAGCTCCTTGTTCAGCcagctccccacaggcctccagccCCGCTGGCTCCCCTCAGAACTCCAGCCCTGCCAGCTCCCCTCAAGCCTCCAGCCCTGCCAGCTCCCCTCACTGATCCTCCCTGGGTGGTACCTCTAGTCCCACTATGGTTCCCTGTCTGTATTGCTTTTCCAGTAACCCTGCCTTTCCCCAGGGGTTGGGTGGGGATTGGGGCTTATGGGGGTTGGCTATTAGCAATTCTTGTTTTTGTGGGAGAGttttgttatttatgttatttatgtgTCTTTATTCTGAACATGCAGTCTCGCATAAGCTGCACATTCTTGTCTTTGATTCGAGTGTGCACGTTTTCCCAAAGAAGCTCGTGCTTGCTCGTCCTGATTGGTTGACGACATGCTGTTTTGTTCACATTATGGCACTGTGTTTACACTAAGCCACGTGCTGTTTTGTGTGAACATGCGGTCAATAGAGTAGTCAGTTCATCATGAGACTGTACTAATTCCTTAAATAAGCAGATAAACAGATGTTGTGATTAAAGGTGCATTATGTAAGTGGTTGAACTAGgaattgcactcctggttcaaaatacattttcactCAATCGACTCCACATACGTGCAAGTGATTGACAACAGtgtgtgcctgactatcaagcATAAAGGCTGAttgaaggctgatttaaatcttgttaaataaataaaagcaacggcccCCATTAGAAgcaatattttcaatattaaaaggagtttttgtcctaaccaagaCCTGAAATTTAGACTTAAGAAATGGCTTAAATGtcttgcagctgaacaatagAAAACTAAGACAGTGATCACCtaaggtacacctcatgtgcttttattcagtgttaaatgctaatagtgtgagtttgaatgctattttacataacattcattgtcatactactgaaatcagcagcagatagttcacctcagatctacaaaataaaataaactatttgaaattgaactttagaactgtgagtAAAGTGGACGCCAGCAATTATCAGTAATTCAGCATCATCATGTTTAAGaggtttaaaggggtggtccagagtataGATTGTGGGGTGGTTGCTTGTGTTTATAAGATACAAAGCAATGTGTAGATAGATcaattttttaacaaataaaaatacttacaggttgtggctcacaatccacagcttcttctattaaagttggagctgctccttttttgaggagtttttagccgaatccaccACTGAACAGTGAGAGTTTCTGGAAGTTGTCCTtggtcaaatgctagctatatgtatttttataattctctggaacataattaaaattaaattgtaagcatttCCCTCTTTGtatcatgtcctttggaagcccaaatacagaaacagaacaagctctgtggaaatggcagcatttggacagcattttagctttctctgctataacattacagtgcatCTTGTCaagtagtgtgttgttaggacacagggttacaatacCTGTAACCTAATGTttacttttgtaatatttatattttttgcttattaataaccacctcatgtggaactcagGATAATTACACATAAACGAACATTTTTAAAGccaaataactgactttagcattgtttttcagacaaacaagtatgtttagatatttgtttcttgaatatctgcaaacatattatggtatttttatgctttagaagagtcaaaagcttacatacagcacatttaagtCGTGAATTGAATGTGTCTACTGTTGTCAGATCATTTCTGTAAGCAGGTGGCAGAGTAGATGAAAAACAGGCTTACTTTGAGTGAACCAAATCACAACCTCTATACATTTCACTGAAGTTATAATGCAGATTTCATCATAATAGTAGTGGCATGGGGCTAGGCATTCATTATGGTTCAGCTACAATTTAAGTGAAGTTAGCATTTGTTATCCTGAAACTGCAATGACGTATGGCTCTGCCTGCATTTGTACTTCTTTTGCACTCTCTGACACACCTGAAAGCTTCTTAAATAGCATACAATCTCTTATTCAGTACTCTTGTgctttaaatgtcaaaaacacacacagttttGTCAAAATGCCATCTTGTCTAATACAAGCATAACCACAGCTGAATATCAAGCATCAAGTGAACATAAacaactgggggggggggggggggtgtttatcACAACACATGATAACACATGACACGTGACAACACATGATAAAAAGCTAAAGCAAATAAGTGTGTTTTAGTGACCTCTGAACAGACTCAAAAGTAGGAGATGTTCTGAAGGAGCATAAAAAGAAAGATCGTTCCAAAGTCTTGGAGTTGCTACTGAAAAAGCTCCATCACCTTGATATTTAAAGTGTAATTGCATAACTGTCAAATAGAGTTGATCCTTAAAGCAAAGAGATCTCACGGGTTGGTATATActaattagctcagaaatataATCAGAGGCCAGGCCTTggagggatttaaaaacatacaacagtCAGCAAGGCCCCCGCCACGACCAACAGACTTTGGAGAGCTGAGAAAAGAACAGGTGGAGAAAGTTTAGAAAAAGGAGCCATTTTACCAATGTTTAGCCAAGTCTCGGTAATGAACAGAAAAAGTTGTGTGAGAGGAAGaactcaaaataaaagttttgtttaTGATCTCGCATTGATAAATGTCATTGACACTGAAGCAGAACCAGAAAATGAAGTAG
This genomic stretch from Danio aesculapii chromosome 1, fDanAes4.1, whole genome shotgun sequence harbors:
- the lig4 gene encoding DNA ligase 4 isoform X2, translating into MMESVSKSDAKPQAFVAAQVPFIHLCTVLEKIQKTKLRPDKSKILKEFIDSWRNFHTALHKDNPDTADSFYAAMRLIVPPFERERMAYGIKENMLAKLYIEVLGLPKNGDEANKLLNYRAPTTSQGEAGDFALMAYFVLKKRCTSQGNLSIKEVNDFLDSVAINNASKQKDQVKKSLLHLITQSSALEQKWLIRMILKDMKLGISKETVLQVFHPDAPEFYNVTTDLNKVCRQLHDPSVSLSEVSIDLFSAFKPMLAAVANIRQIEKQMGNRPFYIETKLDGERIQLHKAGDVYKYYTRNSYEYTQQFGASPLEGSLTPYIHNVFSPHVVNCILDGEMMAYNPKTETFMQKGSKFDIKRLVDDSDLQTCFCVFDVLLINNQKFGKEPLKKRYESLETVFSPIKGRIHLVTKSEGRTMQEVVNSLNEAIDNREEGIMVKDPMSIYKPDKRGEGWLKIKPEYVDGLMDELDLLIVGGYWGKGRRSGMLSHFLCAVAEVPSPGEKPTVFHTLCRIGSGYTLKELYDLGVKLAKHWKVYNRNNPPAAILCGTEKPEVYIEPRNSVILQVKAAEIVTSEMYKTDCTLRFPRIERIREDKEWHQCMTLDDLNQFRSKASGKLASRHLNIHEDQPEKKKRKIVAKPKKTIGVIDHFKSQDLSKVAKETDMFEEVEFCVVNGDDEHSKAELEKGVARCGGIVVQNPGKDTYCAIAAVQNMRVKNLISSDQHDVVWATWLLECLENKQVSDHRKTILDELAAVRMLLKDPMLLLLWNYSLGIK
- the lig4 gene encoding DNA ligase 4 isoform X1; translation: MMESVSKSDAKPQAFVAAQVPFIHLCTVLEKIQKTKLRPDKSKILKEFIDSWRNFHTALHKDNPDTADSFYAAMRLIVPPFERERMAYGIKENMLAKLYIEVLGLPKNGDEANKLLNYRAPTTSQGEAGDFALMAYFVLKKRCTSQGNLSIKEVNDFLDSVAINNASKQKDQVKKSLLHLITQSSALEQKWLIRMILKDMKLGISKETVLQVFHPDAPEFYNVTTDLNKVCRQLHDPSVSLSEVSIDLFSAFKPMLAAVANIRQIEKQMGNRPFYIETKLDGERIQLHKAGDVYKYYTRNSYEYTQQFGASPLEGSLTPYIHNVFSPHVVNCILDGEMMAYNPKTETFMQKGSKFDIKRLVDDSDLQTCFCVFDVLLINNQKFGKEPLKKRYESLETVFSPIKGRIHLVTKSEGRTMQEVVNSLNEAIDNREEGIMVKDPMSIYKPDKRGEGWLKIKPEYVDGLMDELDLLIVGGYWGKGRRSGMLSHFLCAVAEVPSPGEKPTVFHTLCRIGSGYTLKELYDLGVKLAKHWKVYNRNNPPAAILCGTEKPEVYIEPRNSVILQVKAAEIVTSEMYKTDCTLRFPRIERIREDKEWHQCMTLDDLNQFRSKASGKLASRHLNIHEDQPEKKKRKIVAKPKKTIGVIDHFKSQDLSKVAKETDMFEEVEFCVVNGDDEHSKAELEKGVARCGGIVVQNPGKDTYCAIAAVQNMRVKNLISSDQHDVVWATWLLECLENKQVIPWQPRHMIHMSPSTRDHFAKEYDQYGDSYYVDTSEQQLRDVIEKISSAEVKSLSVAQIEAENSWDDLLTSIFRPYSAYFDRCADIGDPKSVTCGTCLDTRALEFRFHGGKVVEKLKEGISHVVVENKKRALDLKTLRRLHTKKFKIVHESWVTDSIKAGHVKDEIDYLI